The Corynebacterium poyangense genome includes a window with the following:
- a CDS encoding protein adenylyltransferase SelO, which translates to MADLPHLEHYFADTFPELSIPVRPEEPPQPRLVAIHSSLATELGLSPEWLASPDGVKFLCGVHPGCSAHPVAQGYSGHQFGQFSPMLGDGRAALLGEIIDPQGHRHDLHLKGIGATPFSRGGDGYAVLGPMLREFLISEAMHSLGVPTTRCLAVIATSKKIMRRGVQPGALLVRVADNHLRVGTVQFSRLLVEHDKADIDLLLRIIDEIQLPGKYGNPGLDLIDYVIEKQLLTVSKWMRLGFIHGVMNTDNTTLNGDTIDYGPCAFMDYYDPSTCFSSIDHQGRYQFKNQPLILGWNIARLAEVLLPVIHPDPNTAAAKATELVEAIPQRYRTMWLAEMSRALGLAPSPATHEIIDELVALMTQYHCDNTTTLWGLSAGIYPAPLEKWYRRWKEHHPDTEAMFAYNPLYIPRNHLVEAALKAAEDGDDTLFKDLERHVYQPFRQLQEDQDPQLLLADPYAQPAPKDAPPYITYCGT; encoded by the coding sequence ATGGCTGACCTTCCCCACCTGGAGCACTATTTCGCCGACACGTTCCCGGAACTGTCGATTCCGGTGCGTCCGGAAGAACCCCCACAGCCTCGACTCGTAGCTATCCATAGTTCTTTAGCTACTGAGCTCGGGCTATCTCCCGAATGGCTCGCCAGCCCCGACGGGGTGAAGTTTTTATGTGGCGTCCATCCGGGCTGTTCCGCACACCCAGTGGCCCAAGGTTATTCCGGCCACCAATTTGGGCAATTTAGCCCCATGCTCGGTGACGGCCGCGCTGCGCTGCTCGGTGAAATCATTGATCCTCAAGGACATCGCCACGACCTCCACCTTAAAGGCATTGGTGCTACTCCCTTTTCCCGTGGCGGAGATGGGTATGCGGTGCTGGGGCCCATGCTTCGTGAATTCTTGATCTCCGAGGCCATGCATTCTTTAGGAGTTCCAACAACTCGGTGTCTAGCAGTGATAGCAACCTCAAAAAAGATTATGCGACGGGGCGTACAGCCAGGAGCGCTTCTGGTGAGGGTGGCAGATAATCATTTGAGAGTTGGAACAGTTCAATTTAGCCGGCTTTTGGTGGAACATGATAAAGCAGATATAGATTTACTTTTGAGGATAATTGACGAAATTCAGCTACCGGGTAAATACGGTAATCCTGGTTTAGATCTCATAGACTATGTCATTGAAAAACAGTTATTGACTGTCAGTAAGTGGATGCGGCTGGGTTTTATTCATGGCGTGATGAACACCGATAACACCACGCTTAATGGGGACACTATTGATTATGGTCCGTGCGCCTTTATGGATTACTATGACCCCTCCACCTGTTTTAGTTCCATCGATCATCAGGGCAGATACCAATTTAAGAATCAGCCACTCATTCTAGGGTGGAATATCGCGCGTTTAGCCGAAGTATTATTACCCGTTATTCACCCAGACCCCAACACAGCAGCAGCAAAAGCCACCGAACTAGTGGAAGCAATTCCGCAGCGCTATCGTACGATGTGGCTCGCCGAAATGTCACGAGCCCTAGGCTTAGCCCCATCACCGGCTACCCACGAGATCATAGATGAACTCGTAGCACTCATGACTCAGTATCACTGCGATAACACTACAACTCTGTGGGGTCTGTCCGCTGGAATCTATCCTGCTCCCTTGGAAAAGTGGTATCGGCGTTGGAAAGAACACCACCCCGATACCGAAGCCATGTTCGCTTATAATCCCCTCTACATTCCCAGAAATCACCTCGTTGAGGCCGCACTCAAGGCAGCCGAGGATGGTGACGACACACTTTTCAAGGATCTAGAACGTCACGTCTACCAGCCATTCCGACAACTACAAGAAGACCAAGACCCCCAGCTTCTCCTCGCAGATCCCTATGCTCAACCGGCCCCGAAGGATGCCCCACCCTACATCACCTATTGCGGCACCTAA
- the mqo gene encoding malate dehydrogenase (quinone): MGEVDIALIGAGIMSATLGAIFRELEPSWTQVIFERCDAPAEESSSPWNNAGTGHSALCELNYTPENHGKVDTAKAVNINEKFQLSRQFWSHQVEKGVLGDPSEFINPVPHVSFANGEDQVRYLRRRYEALRTLPLFPDMQFTDDRATFDEMLPLMGEGRAAGDRVAISWSNNGTDVNFGAQTRQFVDAAIQQGTEVRYGHEVTNISAHGDKWKVTAKNRHTGESQTIIANFVFVGAGGQALPLLQKSGISEIKGFAGFPVSGQWLRCTNEELVEKHAAKVYGKASVGAPPMSVPHLDTRVIDGKKGLMFGPYAGWTPKFLKHGSNLDLFKSMRVGNIPSYLGVGVQEMGLTKYLVTELLKDMDARIDSLREYMPTARKEDWELIIAGQRVQVIKPAGVPRFGSLEFGTTLINNSAGTIAGLLGASPGASIAPSAMIELLERCFGGYMIEWSGKIKEMFPSYGVKLSNEPKLFEELWDHSQKVLKLER; this comes from the coding sequence ATGGGGGAAGTAGATATTGCCCTCATCGGTGCGGGCATCATGAGTGCCACGCTCGGCGCTATCTTCCGTGAACTAGAACCATCATGGACTCAGGTAATTTTTGAGCGTTGTGATGCTCCGGCAGAGGAATCATCCTCGCCCTGGAATAACGCCGGTACCGGCCATTCTGCGCTGTGTGAGTTGAACTATACGCCAGAAAACCATGGCAAAGTGGACACCGCGAAAGCAGTAAATATCAATGAAAAGTTCCAGCTTTCCCGGCAGTTTTGGTCTCACCAAGTAGAAAAAGGTGTGTTGGGGGATCCGAGCGAGTTCATCAATCCGGTCCCGCACGTTTCCTTCGCTAATGGCGAAGACCAAGTTCGCTACCTGCGTCGCCGTTATGAAGCCTTACGGACTTTGCCGCTGTTCCCGGATATGCAGTTCACCGATGACCGAGCCACCTTCGATGAAATGCTGCCGCTCATGGGTGAAGGCCGGGCGGCGGGAGACCGGGTTGCTATCTCCTGGTCGAATAATGGTACCGATGTTAATTTCGGTGCTCAGACCCGGCAGTTTGTTGATGCGGCGATCCAGCAGGGTACTGAAGTTCGTTACGGGCATGAGGTCACCAACATCTCCGCACATGGGGATAAATGGAAAGTCACTGCCAAGAATCGCCACACCGGTGAATCCCAAACCATCATTGCGAACTTCGTTTTTGTTGGTGCTGGCGGTCAGGCTCTCCCCCTCTTGCAGAAGTCTGGAATCTCTGAAATCAAAGGCTTCGCTGGATTCCCGGTATCAGGCCAGTGGTTGCGATGCACCAACGAGGAATTGGTGGAAAAGCACGCAGCCAAGGTGTACGGAAAGGCGTCTGTGGGTGCCCCGCCGATGTCTGTTCCTCACCTTGATACCCGCGTTATCGACGGGAAGAAAGGCCTCATGTTTGGCCCTTATGCTGGCTGGACCCCCAAGTTCTTAAAGCATGGCTCAAATCTAGATCTTTTTAAGTCCATGCGAGTGGGCAACATCCCCTCATATCTGGGTGTAGGTGTCCAGGAGATGGGTTTGACCAAGTACCTAGTTACTGAATTGCTCAAGGACATGGATGCTCGGATTGATTCGCTTCGGGAGTACATGCCTACCGCACGTAAAGAGGACTGGGAGCTTATTATCGCTGGGCAGCGGGTGCAGGTGATTAAACCTGCTGGTGTTCCGCGGTTCGGTTCCCTGGAATTTGGCACCACCTTAATTAATAACTCCGCCGGTACCATTGCTGGGTTGCTGGGTGCATCCCCTGGTGCCTCTATTGCACCTTCCGCGATGATTGAACTTCTTGAGCGCTGCTTTGGTGGTTACATGATTGAGTGGAGTGGAAAGATTAAGGAAATGTTCCCCTCCTACGGAGTGAAGCTATCTAATGAGCCGAAACTCTTTGAAGAGCTGTGGGATCACTCTCAAAAGGTTCTCAAACTGGAGCGTTAA
- a CDS encoding alpha/beta hydrolase, protein MTTVNHDWPAWEPDILGPDYQSLTIPLGEDPQDEGEVYATVVRYRPTATSSTTKEDHRPALLWVHGMTDYFFHTHVAEFFDQHGYAVYAVDLRKCGRSHRSGQKWHYCTDLEEYFPDLYAAVDALHGAGHNSIIPIAHSTGGLIVPLWLNQMNQDHDPRFHLIKGLILNSPWLDMMYPKVFVKIATPIVDKLGKAFPTLEVPGGDLGCYGTSLQSDPSRNWDYDLNLKPINGHPKYFGWLRAIVRGQRQIHQHHVDVGVPTLTLCSSASWLNHSYSAVANATDTVLDVQQIHDRAPLLGQQVSVEPIQGARHDVFCSLHHAQAEAFAKTLQWLNSIGADPSR, encoded by the coding sequence ATGACTACAGTGAACCATGACTGGCCAGCCTGGGAACCAGATATTTTAGGCCCGGACTACCAATCCCTCACCATTCCCTTGGGAGAAGATCCTCAAGATGAGGGCGAGGTCTACGCCACAGTGGTTCGTTATCGTCCCACCGCTACCTCTTCCACCACGAAGGAAGATCACCGCCCCGCCTTGCTGTGGGTCCACGGGATGACTGATTATTTCTTTCATACCCACGTTGCCGAGTTCTTTGACCAACACGGATATGCGGTATATGCGGTGGATCTTCGGAAATGCGGACGAAGTCATCGTAGCGGCCAAAAATGGCATTACTGTACGGATCTAGAGGAGTATTTTCCGGATCTCTATGCCGCAGTTGATGCTCTACACGGTGCCGGTCACAACAGCATTATTCCAATCGCCCATTCCACGGGAGGATTAATTGTGCCGTTGTGGCTTAACCAGATGAATCAGGACCATGATCCCCGGTTCCACCTGATTAAGGGCCTCATCCTCAATAGCCCCTGGTTAGATATGATGTACCCCAAGGTTTTTGTGAAAATAGCCACTCCCATCGTCGATAAATTGGGCAAAGCTTTCCCCACTCTCGAAGTACCCGGCGGTGACTTAGGATGCTACGGCACATCACTCCAATCAGACCCCTCCAGGAATTGGGACTATGACCTCAACCTTAAACCGATCAACGGACACCCGAAATATTTCGGATGGTTACGAGCTATTGTTCGAGGCCAACGGCAAATCCATCAACACCATGTCGACGTGGGGGTGCCGACGCTAACTCTGTGCTCTTCGGCTTCCTGGCTCAATCACTCCTATAGTGCAGTAGCCAATGCCACTGACACTGTCCTCGACGTCCAGCAGATTCACGATCGCGCCCCGCTTCTCGGCCAGCAGGTGAGCGTCGAACCTATTCAAGGTGCCCGCCATGATGTATTCTGTTCACTTCATCATGCCCAAGCGGAGGCCTTTGCTAAAACTCTGCAATGGTTGAACTCTATTGGGGCAGATCCCAGCCGGTAG
- the mtr gene encoding mycothione reductase has product MSTPAVDKHYSLIIIGTGSGNSIPTPEFDDQSIAIIEEGIFGGTCLNVGCIPTKMYVHAADVAFDIAEGQKLGIHGGVDRVDWQHIVDRVFRNRIDLIAKGGEDYRRGPETPNIDVYDHHAVFVGPKTLKTGVGSEEKIISGDAIVIAAGSRPQILDVIANSGVTYHTNEDIMRLEQQPESLIIVGGGYIALEFAHVFDALGTKVSLVNRSEKLLRSLDHDVCTRLNDIVQQRYDTHTGVDIQSAENTDHGVKLSLSDGTELNADALLVATGRIPNGDLLDADKAGIELAEDGRRIKVDEFGRTSAPGVWAFGDISSPYLLKHVANAEMRAVRHNLLHPDDLQPMPHKHVPAAIFTHPQVAYVGLTEQQAQDQGYELTVKIQNYGDVAYGWALEDTTGFVKLIADKKTRKLLGAHLIGPQASTLIQQLITVMAFDLDVSEVATQQYWIHPALPEVIENALLGLEF; this is encoded by the coding sequence GTGAGCACACCAGCCGTTGATAAGCATTATTCTTTGATCATTATCGGAACCGGCTCTGGAAATTCGATCCCCACCCCGGAATTTGACGATCAGTCAATAGCGATTATCGAAGAAGGTATTTTCGGCGGAACATGCCTGAACGTAGGATGCATCCCTACCAAGATGTATGTCCACGCAGCTGATGTTGCCTTTGATATTGCCGAGGGACAGAAACTAGGGATCCATGGTGGTGTTGACCGCGTAGATTGGCAGCACATTGTTGACCGAGTGTTCCGGAATCGGATTGATCTCATCGCCAAAGGCGGAGAGGACTATCGGCGGGGGCCAGAAACTCCGAATATTGATGTCTATGACCATCACGCAGTCTTCGTTGGCCCGAAAACTCTAAAGACGGGTGTGGGATCAGAAGAAAAGATTATTTCCGGGGATGCTATTGTCATCGCCGCCGGGTCGCGACCGCAGATCCTGGATGTGATTGCGAATTCTGGAGTCACCTACCACACCAATGAGGATATTATGCGGCTAGAACAGCAGCCGGAGTCCTTGATTATTGTCGGTGGCGGTTATATCGCGCTGGAATTTGCCCACGTTTTTGATGCTCTGGGCACAAAAGTGTCTCTTGTGAACCGATCGGAGAAGTTGCTTCGCTCTCTGGATCACGATGTCTGCACTCGCCTTAATGACATAGTTCAGCAACGTTACGACACCCATACTGGCGTCGATATCCAATCTGCAGAAAATACTGATCATGGCGTCAAACTCAGCCTCAGCGATGGCACAGAACTCAACGCTGACGCTCTTTTGGTCGCTACTGGCCGAATTCCTAATGGTGATCTTTTAGACGCCGATAAAGCAGGCATTGAGCTCGCCGAAGACGGTCGACGCATCAAAGTAGATGAGTTCGGCCGCACCTCCGCACCAGGGGTGTGGGCTTTCGGTGATATCTCCTCACCTTATTTGCTCAAACATGTCGCTAATGCAGAGATGCGGGCGGTGCGACACAATCTTTTGCATCCCGACGATCTTCAACCCATGCCGCATAAGCATGTTCCCGCGGCAATATTTACCCACCCCCAAGTAGCCTACGTAGGGTTGACCGAACAGCAAGCCCAAGATCAAGGCTATGAACTGACGGTCAAAATCCAAAACTATGGGGATGTTGCCTATGGGTGGGCGCTCGAAGACACCACCGGCTTTGTGAAACTCATTGCGGATAAGAAAACTAGGAAACTCCTGGGCGCCCACCTCATTGGCCCCCAAGCTTCTACCCTGATCCAGCAACTCATCACTGTTATGGCGTTTGATCTCGATGTTTCCGAGGTAGCTACTCAGCAATATTGGATCCATCCAGCACTGCCAGAAGTTATTGAAAACGCCCTGCTTGGTTTGGAGTTTTAG
- the map gene encoding type I methionyl aminopeptidase: MSQRSPLKPGKPTPIRHVPAHIQRPEYVWKDTVQENIGEPYVQTAETIEKMREASKIAANALAVAGAAVAPGVSTDELDRIAHEYMCDHGAYPSTLGYRHFPKSCCVSLNEIICHGIPDTTVIEDGDIVNIDVTAYKNGVHGDTNATFLAGKVSEEHRLLVQRTKEAMMRGIKAAKPGREINVIGRVIESYAHRFGYNVVQDFTGHGVGPTFHNGLVVLHYDSMAYRDVLEPGMTLTIEPMINLGSLDYRIWDNDWTVQNTDFKFTAQFEHTIVITDEGNEILTIPDEGLN, translated from the coding sequence ATGTCTCAACGTTCACCATTGAAGCCAGGAAAACCAACACCCATCCGCCACGTCCCAGCACATATTCAGCGCCCAGAATACGTGTGGAAAGACACGGTCCAAGAAAACATCGGTGAACCCTATGTTCAAACAGCCGAGACTATAGAAAAGATGCGGGAGGCTTCAAAAATCGCGGCTAATGCACTAGCAGTAGCTGGTGCGGCCGTCGCCCCCGGGGTTAGTACGGATGAATTGGACCGCATTGCTCATGAGTACATGTGTGACCACGGGGCATACCCCTCTACCCTGGGGTATCGTCATTTTCCTAAGTCCTGCTGTGTGTCGCTGAATGAGATCATCTGCCACGGTATTCCGGATACTACGGTTATTGAAGATGGGGACATCGTCAATATTGACGTGACTGCCTATAAAAATGGTGTGCACGGGGATACCAACGCTACCTTTTTAGCGGGAAAAGTCTCTGAAGAACATCGGCTACTGGTGCAGCGCACCAAAGAAGCCATGATGCGGGGGATTAAAGCAGCAAAACCAGGCCGAGAGATTAATGTCATTGGTCGGGTTATTGAATCCTATGCTCATCGCTTCGGCTACAACGTGGTTCAAGATTTCACCGGCCATGGGGTTGGTCCGACTTTCCATAATGGGCTGGTCGTTTTGCATTATGATTCCATGGCTTATCGAGATGTCCTGGAACCTGGGATGACTTTAACTATTGAGCCAATGATTAACTTGGGAAGTTTGGACTATCGGATTTGGGACAACGACTGGACCGTGCAAAACACGGATTTTAAGTTTACGGCACAGTTTGAGCACACCATTGTGATAACTGATGAGGGCAATGAAATCCTCACCATTCCAGATGAGGGGCTTAACTAA
- a CDS encoding penicillin-binding transpeptidase domain-containing protein has product MKRLVSVLLSATLGAGTLVACTPRPADPKPVAEEFLQAFANQDYDAARQYVDQPDNADDMMSRTFSGLQAEQLDTELGDVEVRDTVATVHYNLTWHLPKDRELSYPAQMVLTLSNGTWTVRWQPSVVHPQLAAHQHLELRPVQAQRASVMTSDGAEVLVPGSKQRIIVDTTALKDDQERRTVANNIARILSTINREDSSQPTVNPDELANQLAKNQGNYSVGLISDQFKDQFNQAMSRTTGVRLNEESAMINKDPNFAPDIMSRVNRIVADDLDGNNGWRVSTVSEDGAAYTDVAYHEPSPAPAVRVSLDHKVQDAAQAAVNTRGNMQAMMVVIRPSTGEILAVAQTPAADREGDLALMGQYPPGSVFKIITASAGVEYQGLQPGSTVPCPSTMDIGTRIVTNYAGFGLGNVPLQTAFARSCNTTFADISARLGEKELQKVGRSFGIGVDYDIPGLDTLTGSIPDGTDMLERTDAGYGQGNDLVSPFGVALMAATAAVGHTPTPVLIQGKETTVKDGSDAPPQAAIDALRPLMRAVVTSGTAMGMKAQGDIHAKTGEAEFNGGSHAWFAGYRDDLAFATLVVKGGGSETSVAVTDHFFNLLDSAGE; this is encoded by the coding sequence ATGAAGCGGCTCGTATCTGTCCTCCTTAGCGCCACACTTGGGGCTGGCACCTTAGTGGCGTGTACTCCACGACCAGCCGATCCGAAACCCGTGGCTGAAGAATTCCTTCAAGCCTTCGCTAACCAAGATTATGATGCCGCGCGTCAATACGTAGACCAGCCTGATAACGCTGACGATATGATGTCTCGCACCTTTTCAGGGTTACAGGCTGAGCAACTTGATACCGAGCTAGGAGACGTTGAGGTCCGAGATACAGTAGCTACGGTGCACTATAACCTCACATGGCATCTGCCTAAGGATCGTGAGCTTTCCTATCCAGCCCAAATGGTATTGACCTTGTCCAATGGGACCTGGACGGTACGGTGGCAGCCCAGCGTCGTGCATCCTCAGTTGGCTGCCCATCAGCACTTGGAATTGCGGCCAGTTCAGGCTCAACGTGCTAGCGTCATGACATCTGATGGGGCTGAAGTATTAGTTCCTGGTTCTAAACAGAGAATTATTGTAGATACCACGGCACTCAAAGATGATCAAGAGCGTCGTACCGTGGCAAATAATATCGCCAGAATTCTTTCGACTATTAATCGGGAAGATAGTTCCCAGCCGACTGTGAATCCAGATGAATTAGCTAATCAATTAGCGAAGAATCAGGGAAATTATTCGGTGGGGCTTATTTCTGATCAATTTAAAGATCAATTTAATCAAGCGATGTCCCGAACGACGGGAGTGCGGCTCAACGAAGAATCCGCAATGATTAACAAAGACCCGAATTTTGCTCCCGACATTATGTCCAGGGTTAATCGAATAGTAGCTGATGACCTTGATGGGAATAACGGTTGGCGAGTATCTACAGTCTCTGAGGATGGGGCAGCCTACACCGATGTTGCTTATCATGAACCCTCTCCAGCGCCAGCAGTGCGGGTGAGCCTAGACCACAAAGTCCAGGACGCCGCTCAGGCAGCCGTGAACACCCGGGGAAATATGCAAGCCATGATGGTAGTCATCAGACCATCTACCGGCGAGATTTTAGCGGTGGCCCAGACACCGGCCGCAGACCGGGAAGGTGACTTAGCCCTGATGGGACAGTACCCCCCAGGCTCGGTGTTCAAAATCATCACCGCTTCGGCAGGTGTGGAATATCAGGGCCTCCAACCGGGATCTACGGTGCCCTGTCCATCCACGATGGATATCGGCACCCGCATAGTGACGAACTATGCTGGCTTTGGCCTAGGAAATGTTCCTCTTCAAACCGCTTTTGCTCGCTCCTGTAACACCACATTTGCAGATATTTCAGCCCGACTGGGTGAAAAGGAACTTCAAAAAGTGGGACGAAGTTTCGGTATCGGCGTCGATTACGACATCCCTGGTCTCGACACTTTAACGGGTTCCATCCCGGACGGAACAGATATGTTAGAGCGAACGGACGCCGGCTATGGCCAGGGCAATGATCTAGTCAGCCCATTTGGTGTGGCATTAATGGCGGCGACTGCAGCCGTCGGTCATACTCCCACCCCGGTGCTTATTCAAGGGAAAGAAACGACAGTAAAAGACGGCTCTGATGCCCCACCCCAGGCTGCTATTGATGCTCTGCGTCCGCTGATGCGAGCCGTAGTAACCTCTGGTACTGCGATGGGAATGAAAGCCCAAGGAGATATTCACGCCAAAACTGGTGAAGCTGAATTCAACGGTGGTTCTCACGCCTGGTTTGCAGGCTATCGGGATGATTTGGCGTTTGCCACCTTGGTGGTGAAGGGAGGCGGGTCAGAAACCTCTGTGGCGGTGACTGATCACTTCTTCAACCTCCTGGATTCCGCAGGGGAGTAG
- the ispG gene encoding flavodoxin-dependent (E)-4-hydroxy-3-methylbut-2-enyl-diphosphate synthase codes for MSQPIGLGIPDTPPPTLAPRRKTRQLMVGDVGVGSDYPISVQSMTTTKTHDINATLQQIAQLTAAGCDIVRVACPKTVDAEALPAIAAKSPIPVIADIHFQPKYIFAAIDAGCAAVRVNPGNIREFDGRVKEVAQAAGDAGIPIRIGVNAGSLDKRLLEKYGKATPEALVESAMWEASLFEECGYGDIAISVKHNDPVVMVEAYRQLAAKTDYPLHLGVTEAGPAFQGTIKSSVAFGWLLGSGIGDTIRVSLSADPVEEIKVGDQILQSLNLRPRKLEIVSCPSCGRAQVDVYTLANEVTAGLEGMKFPLRVAVMGCVVNGPGEARDADLGVASGNGKGQIFVRGEVIKTVPESQIVETLIEEAQRIAEEQGWDEQEGMSPSVKVTN; via the coding sequence GTGTCTCAACCTATTGGTCTTGGTATTCCCGATACCCCGCCCCCCACGTTGGCGCCACGTCGAAAAACTCGTCAGCTCATGGTAGGGGACGTGGGGGTTGGCTCGGACTATCCGATCTCTGTGCAATCGATGACCACCACCAAAACCCACGATATTAATGCCACCTTGCAGCAGATTGCTCAGCTGACTGCAGCTGGTTGCGATATTGTTCGAGTGGCTTGTCCGAAAACGGTAGATGCAGAAGCCTTGCCGGCTATTGCGGCAAAATCTCCGATCCCGGTGATCGCTGATATTCACTTTCAGCCGAAATATATTTTCGCCGCCATTGATGCGGGGTGTGCTGCTGTTCGGGTGAACCCGGGCAATATTCGGGAGTTTGATGGCCGAGTCAAAGAGGTAGCTCAGGCTGCGGGGGATGCCGGTATTCCCATCAGGATCGGGGTTAATGCTGGTTCCCTCGATAAGCGACTTTTGGAAAAATACGGAAAAGCCACTCCGGAAGCTTTAGTTGAATCTGCGATGTGGGAAGCATCCTTATTTGAGGAGTGCGGCTACGGGGATATTGCTATTTCGGTAAAACATAACGACCCCGTGGTTATGGTAGAGGCGTATCGTCAACTAGCAGCTAAAACAGACTACCCCCTCCATCTTGGAGTAACCGAGGCTGGCCCGGCGTTCCAGGGAACCATTAAATCTTCTGTTGCTTTTGGATGGCTGCTGGGCTCGGGTATTGGCGACACTATTCGAGTATCTTTATCCGCTGATCCGGTCGAAGAAATTAAAGTGGGAGATCAAATTCTACAATCATTGAATTTGCGCCCCCGAAAATTAGAAATTGTTTCCTGCCCCTCCTGCGGACGTGCGCAGGTTGATGTCTACACCCTCGCCAACGAAGTAACAGCGGGCCTAGAAGGGATGAAATTCCCCCTTCGAGTTGCCGTCATGGGGTGTGTGGTTAACGGTCCGGGAGAAGCAAGAGATGCAGACCTTGGGGTAGCTTCAGGTAACGGTAAGGGTCAGATATTTGTTAGGGGAGAGGTCATTAAGACAGTCCCTGAATCGCAAATAGTTGAAACCCTCATCGAAGAAGCTCAGCGCATAGCAGAGGAACAAGGCTGGGACGAGCAAGAAGGAATGAGCCCGTCAGTCAAGGTTACAAACTAG
- a CDS encoding M50 family metallopeptidase, with the protein MAAYLLGVFLFAVGIAVTIALHEWGHMTAARIFGMRVRRYFIGFGPRVFSFRRGHTEYGLKAIPLGGFCDIAGMTAQEQLTPEEVPHAMFNKPWWQRIIVLLGGVIMNILVGMIILYGVAVSSGIPNPYADPSPVVGELSCVSNQRDAQHLEACSGTGPAEKAGLRPGDRIKSIDGNVVQSFSQVRDWVLERPGQEIRLGIERDGHPQEITITVASVNRLDHDGHSFRAGAIGVNAGAPPDAVRRFGPIEAIPATAQLSAQTFSASFQGLMSLPAKIPSVAMSITGKERDKESPMSVVGASRVGGELVEHNYWNVFFLLLANLNFFLALFNLIPLPPLDGGHIAVVLWEKIRDGVRRLRGLPAAGPADYSKLMPLTMTIAAILVAFGALVLVADVVNPIRLYQ; encoded by the coding sequence GTGGCTGCTTATCTACTAGGTGTTTTTCTTTTTGCCGTGGGGATCGCCGTAACCATCGCCCTCCACGAGTGGGGTCATATGACGGCGGCCCGCATCTTCGGAATGAGAGTGCGACGATACTTCATCGGCTTTGGCCCACGGGTTTTTTCTTTTCGACGAGGTCACACCGAGTACGGTCTTAAAGCAATCCCACTCGGCGGCTTTTGTGACATTGCCGGAATGACTGCTCAAGAGCAATTAACCCCCGAGGAAGTTCCTCACGCAATGTTTAATAAGCCCTGGTGGCAGCGCATCATTGTGCTCCTAGGTGGGGTGATTATGAACATCCTTGTGGGAATGATCATCCTCTATGGGGTGGCGGTGAGTTCCGGGATCCCTAATCCTTATGCTGATCCGTCGCCGGTGGTGGGAGAACTAAGCTGCGTGTCTAATCAGCGTGATGCTCAGCACCTGGAGGCTTGTTCGGGAACCGGTCCTGCCGAGAAGGCCGGTCTTCGGCCGGGGGATCGAATAAAAAGCATTGATGGCAACGTGGTTCAGAGTTTCAGTCAAGTTCGTGACTGGGTACTTGAGCGCCCTGGCCAAGAAATCCGACTTGGTATTGAACGGGATGGGCACCCTCAAGAAATCACCATCACTGTGGCGAGTGTAAATCGCCTCGATCACGACGGACACTCTTTCCGCGCTGGCGCCATTGGGGTAAACGCTGGGGCCCCGCCTGACGCGGTGCGGCGATTCGGCCCCATCGAAGCAATTCCAGCGACAGCTCAACTCTCAGCGCAAACGTTCTCCGCTAGCTTTCAAGGCCTCATGTCTCTGCCCGCAAAAATCCCGAGTGTGGCAATGTCTATTACAGGCAAGGAGCGAGACAAAGAAAGCCCGATGAGTGTGGTTGGAGCTTCTCGAGTAGGTGGAGAACTCGTAGAACACAACTATTGGAATGTGTTCTTCCTTCTTCTCGCCAACCTGAACTTCTTCCTCGCGTTATTTAACCTCATCCCGCTGCCTCCTTTAGATGGTGGGCACATAGCTGTGGTGCTGTGGGAGAAAATCAGAGATGGGGTTCGACGCCTCCGTGGCCTTCCTGCTGCTGGGCCCGCAGATTACTCGAAATTGATGCCTTTGACAATGACAATTGCGGCCATCCTGGTTGCTTTTGGCGCATTGGTGCTGGTGGCAGATGTGGTCAACCCCATCCGGTTATATCAATAG